From the Aspergillus puulaauensis MK2 DNA, chromosome 1, nearly complete sequence genome, the window CCTTGAGGCCAAGTTCTGGAACGAAATCAGATGTCCAGAATGCAAGACGCTGTTTGCCCACGAGGATATTAAACGGTTTGCAGACGAGGAGACCTTTAATCGGTATCTTCCACCCTTTCCCTATAATATTCAATGGAAGCGTGGAAGCACTAACATCACTTAACCCAGTTATAACAATTTTTCCTTTCGGGCTGCAGTCTCCGTCGACAAAAACTTCGTTTGGTGTCTCGACTGCCCCTTCGGCCAACTCCATGAACCAGGCGACGAACAGCCGCTCGTACGTTGTCTCAATTGCAGCTCGGAGTCCTGCTTCAAGCACTCTATCAAGTGGCACGAAGATTTCACATGTGACGAGTATGATGCTGTTCTCTGGGATCCGGATAGTTATAGATCTATCAAGGAGAGGAATGCCGGCCGCACTCAGGTGGAGCCAGAGTATCTGAAAAAGAAGGATCTTAACCGcgcaaagaaaaaggaaagggcACGACAAACGAAGTTGCATGAAGCACAGAAGAAAGCGGCGCGCAAGAAGCAACAGGAGGAGGCTTCCCGGTTGcgaaaggagaagagggccgctgaagccgaagcagcGCGGCCACAGCCGCAactggaggatgaagacaatGAAGAGCAGACAAGCGAAGACGCTGTGGAGGATGACTTCAGAGAGAAGATTGAAATGTTGAAGAGGCGGATGCGGGAGGTCGAATTGTCGGTGAACttggtcgaggagatcgcGAAGCGTTGCCCGGGTTGTCAATGGCCAATCGAGAAAAACGAGGGATGTGACCATATGACATGTAAGCCCACCTTTCTTAGTTTTTTTCCCCCGTCTTCCTTGCCTCTGTCTGCTCTTTGATCTGTTTTATGGCCGCGTACCGGCTGGTTGACCGATACAGGCATCAAATGCAGAAAGGAGTTTTGCTGGATCTGCCTTGGCCCTTGGGCCTCGCATACTGGCCGGTGCCGGCCTCAGCCATAGGCAGCCAcatctttttattttctccCACTGACCATTCTTTATGAAGGTATCAAATGCCGTCACGAGTTCTGTTGGGTCTGCTTGAATGATTACAATGAGATCCGGCGAGTAGGGAACTCGATGCACAAACCAGAGTGCAAATTCCATACAGACAATCTACCTATAGCATAGCATATCATAACACATTGTAATGAGATAACCGCCTTCATATTATAACTTGAAGCATCAGCCTCACATTCTAAAAGATCCCAGAAAAGAACCCTGTTGTCGGCTTCCTACTCGCCTTCTCCCGATGTAGCCAATCTGCCAAAGCCCCCAAAACAGTAATGGGCCCTTGTTCCCCTTTCTTCGCCGGCGCCGCCATCtttttcctcctcttctgatCAGTAAGATAAACTAGAACCGCCGGCCTGGTCAAAGTCTTCCCCTCCGCCCATGAATCCGCCCTCAGCTTGCGAAACACCAGTTTCGGCTTCAAGTCAAACACCCACCCCACCTTCAAcagctccccatcctcaaccctcGGTCTCTCCCTCAAAGTCTTCCTCGTGTTCAGATCCACAAACTCATAGCTCGCAAACTTCTCCTTCGCAtcagcctccttctcaaaGATCGCCGCTGGGTCCAGGAGCTGCTTATCGTGGTATGTCGACCACTCAAGCGTATACTCGTCGAAACACAGGTGTATCTTGCGCGCAAGCTCACAGGCTGGCTTGGTAATGTTCTCGAAAAAGCTCTTAGCGAGGTTTtcgtctgtgtctgtggctAGCACGCGGAGCATCTTTGCCATCTCGCAGCTTATTTCCCACATGCGGTCTTCGGCGTATGCAGAGAACCCGGGGCGTTCGGCTGCTGCGGTGTACGTTTCTATGCGCCAGTGGCGGCAGGCTCGGGTATCTAAGCAGGTTAACTGATAGGCTCCTTAGGAGAAGGGAAGAGGCATACCTCGTCTCGGCTGCAAGTCCCTCATACTACGCTCAACAGTCATAACAAACTGTCTCTCCGACGAGGGAAGAGGACAATAAAAGTCCTGCGAGAAGATGACATCGTTGAGAAACCGCAAAATAGCAGCTTGGATGTTATCCATATCTGTGTTCGGGATATCAAAAGCTGCCTTTCCTGCGGGCGGAATCAAGTCCATGAGGTTCTGGGTGTCTTTAGGACGGAGTCGTTCTTTAGTGACGACCATTTCGTCGATGGAGTCGCCCAGGTTCTGGTCGACCCAATCTTCGACAGCGGCGCAGAGCGCTGTGAATTCTTCGACGGCCTCTGGCTCAGTGAGCGTTTGGTGACGGGGCTGTAGACTAAAGACGAAATCTTGGGCTTCGTGGAGGTCGGATTGGAGCTGGGTGATTCTAGCGCGCAGAGCAGCGTTCTCGTCTTGGAGTGAAGAGATGGTGGGAGGCTCGGGGTCGGGGTCGGGCTTCTCGGACTCATTGTTCTGGATTTTGCTCTTATCGGCGTCTTCTTTGATATTGATCGGGGTAGGTTCTTTAGAgggtggctttggtttggcggtttcggtggtggtggtggtggttgacgTGGGACTGAGAAGATTATTAGAGTGCGACAAGCAAAACAGCAACTGAAGACTGAcgcttttttcttctcagTCTTCTCCATATCCGTCTTCTCAGCTTCCGCCTCCGTCGAAGGAACAATAACaccctgcttcttcttcaacgtt encodes:
- a CDS encoding uncharacterized protein (COG:S;~EggNog:ENOG410PMG9); translation: MFILAEEEQIQTSLYQAVMDEADAVMAPQTLKKKQGVIVPSTEAEAEKTDMEKTEKKKAPTSTTTTTTETAKPKPPSKEPTPINIKEDADKSKIQNNESEKPDPDPEPPTISSLQDENAALRARITQLQSDLHEAQDFVFSLQPRHQTLTEPEAVEEFTALCAAVEDWVDQNLGDSIDEMVVTKERLRPKDTQNLMDLIPPAGKAAFDIPNTDMDNIQAAILRFLNDVIFSQDFYCPLPSSERQFVMTVERSMRDLQPRRDTRACRHWRIETYTAAAERPGFSAYAEDRMWEISCEMAKMLRVLATDTDENLAKSFFENITKPACELARKIHLCFDEYTLEWSTYHDKQLLDPAAIFEKEADAKEKFASYEFVDLNTRKTLRERPRVEDGELLKVGWVFDLKPKLVFRKLRADSWAEGKTLTRPAVLVYLTDQKRRKKMAAPAKKGEQGPITVLGALADWLHREKASRKPTTGFFSGIF